The following are from one region of the Salvia hispanica cultivar TCC Black 2014 chromosome 1, UniMelb_Shisp_WGS_1.0, whole genome shotgun sequence genome:
- the LOC125185573 gene encoding agamous-like MADS-box protein AGL80, which translates to MTRKKVTLAYITNDSEIKASYKKRKKGLIKKVSELSTLCGVPACVIIYSQYDPVPVVWPSPLEAQSILARFRKLSIMDQTRKMVNQESFTRQRIKKATEQLRRLQKENSRRELEAFMFRCILGQASLNDLQIHDVSEMSFVIGQTLRDIKARMEAMAAEHQRNQTAPPLLPSLLPPLPMMTLPPPPPPSVVEEAPPRMEDDGMESFPWNLVQSPGGGGEMDGTGLGWDPGMVLPYPYDFDQSRSSRSGRNPNPNPSPNPNPNPFNQ; encoded by the coding sequence ATGACGAGAAAGAAGGTAACCCTTGCCTACATTACGAATGATTCGGAGATAAAAGCTTCATACAAGAAGCGAAAGAAGGGTCTTATTAAGAAGGTGAGCGAGCTGAGCACCCTCTGTGGTGTGCCAGCCTGCGTCATCATCTACAGCCAGTACGACCCCGTGCCGGTTGTATGGCCGTCGCCTCTTGAAGCGCAGTCCATCCTGGCCCGCTTCCGCAAGCTCTCCATCATGGACCAGACCCGGAAGATGGTCAACCAGGAGAGCTTCACTCGCCAGCGGATCAAGAAGGCGACGGAGCAGCTCCGCCGTCTCCAGAAGGAAAACAGCCGCCGAGAGCTTGAGGCCTTCATGTTCCGCTGCATCCTCGGCCAAGCCTCCCTCAACGACCTCCAGATCCATGACGTCTCGGAGATGAGCTTTGTCATCGGCCAAACGCTCCGAGATATCAAAGCAAGGATGGAGGCGATGGCGGCTGAGCACCAACGCAATCAGACTGCTCCGCCACTGCTGCCTTCACTCCTTCCGCCGCTGCCTATGATGACGttgcctcctcctcctcctccatccGTGGTGGAAGAGGCTCCACCGCGGATGGAGGATGATGGAATGGAGAGCTTCCCGTGGAACCTCGTCCAGAGCCCGGGAGGAGGAGGCGAGATGGACGGGACTGGGCTCGGGTGGGATCCCGGGATGGTGCTGCCGTATCCTTACGATTTCGACCAGTCTAGATCTTCTCGATCTGGTCGTAATCCAAATCCTAACCCTAGCCCAAACCCTAATCCTAACCCTTTCAACCAGTGA